Proteins from a single region of Catenulispora acidiphila DSM 44928:
- a CDS encoding MOSC domain-containing protein, whose translation METLPLVVSVNVGPARPTEHSDVGFTGIDKRPASGPVQVTVPGRGGSGLAGDVLCDTRFHGGVTQAVYAFAREDLDEWASTLGRVLDNGVFGENLTTSGLDVTGAIVGERWRIGSALLEVTAPRIPCRTFAGWLGEQGWIKTFTKRAAPGAYLRVVEQGQVRAGDSVTVLDQPSHGVSVGESFRALTTARDLLPRLLMVESLADTARKRLGGESESE comes from the coding sequence ATGGAGACGCTTCCCCTGGTCGTGTCGGTAAACGTCGGGCCGGCGCGGCCCACCGAGCACTCCGATGTCGGCTTCACAGGTATCGACAAGCGGCCGGCTTCCGGGCCGGTGCAGGTCACGGTTCCCGGTCGCGGTGGCAGTGGATTGGCTGGCGACGTGCTGTGCGACACGCGGTTCCACGGCGGGGTGACGCAGGCGGTGTACGCCTTCGCGCGCGAGGATCTGGACGAGTGGGCCTCCACGCTGGGCCGCGTGCTCGACAACGGCGTCTTCGGCGAGAACCTCACCACATCAGGACTCGATGTCACCGGTGCGATCGTCGGCGAGCGGTGGCGGATCGGGTCGGCGCTGCTGGAGGTGACCGCGCCACGGATTCCGTGCCGGACGTTCGCCGGATGGCTCGGCGAGCAGGGGTGGATCAAGACATTCACGAAGCGGGCGGCTCCCGGCGCCTACCTGCGGGTCGTCGAGCAGGGACAGGTTCGCGCCGGGGACTCGGTCACCGTGCTCGACCAACCCTCGCACGGCGTCAGCGTCGGCGAGTCGTTCCGCGCGCTGACGACCGCGCGGGACCTGCTGCCGCGGCTGCTGATGGTCGAATCGCTCGCTGACACGGCGCGGAAACGGCTGGGCGGCGAATCTGAGTCCGAGTAG
- a CDS encoding TetR/AcrR family transcriptional regulator produces MQTESARARAMNETRNRILDVALELLGQNPDAGMADIASAAGVVRRTVYGYFPARADLVHTLARRAVDEVVAVLTQVNAAQAPPEEVWTDFITHLWPLARRYRVLLALRRGEYGEEIHALLGPVDEILANLVHRGQDHQVFGRHLPPTVLSQVAYAAVFAIADSSLSNPTLNARAATITSLLILGVPEARATALADRQR; encoded by the coding sequence GTGCAGACCGAATCCGCCCGGGCGCGCGCCATGAACGAAACCCGGAACCGCATCCTCGACGTCGCCCTCGAGCTCCTGGGCCAGAACCCCGACGCGGGCATGGCCGACATCGCCTCCGCCGCCGGCGTGGTCCGCCGCACCGTCTACGGCTACTTCCCCGCCCGCGCCGACCTCGTGCACACCCTCGCCCGACGCGCCGTGGACGAGGTCGTAGCCGTACTCACCCAAGTCAACGCCGCACAGGCACCACCCGAAGAAGTCTGGACCGACTTCATCACCCACCTCTGGCCCTTAGCCCGCCGCTACCGAGTCCTCCTAGCACTCCGACGCGGCGAATACGGCGAAGAGATCCACGCCCTCCTAGGACCAGTCGACGAAATCCTCGCCAACCTCGTACACCGAGGCCAGGACCACCAGGTGTTCGGACGACACCTCCCCCCAACGGTCCTCAGCCAGGTCGCCTACGCCGCCGTATTCGCCATCGCCGACAGCAGCCTCTCCAACCCAACCCTCAACGCCCGCGCCGCAACCATCACAAGCCTCCTCATCCTCGGCGTCCCCGAAGCGCGCGCCACCGCCCTCGCGGATCGTCAGCGGTAG